One part of the Geoanaerobacter pelophilus genome encodes these proteins:
- a CDS encoding response regulator: MRILIAEDDFYCRKLMLACLAPLGECDAATNGQEAFDAFATGHKEGKPYDLICLDIMMPEVDGVEALKKIRDMEEGELGIKRRNRCMIIMVTALEDMKMIMSSYHSLCDAYVMKPIEQRQLLEQVRQLGFNV; this comes from the coding sequence ATGAGGATTCTTATTGCTGAAGATGATTTTTATTGTCGCAAGCTGATGCTTGCCTGTCTTGCCCCTCTCGGCGAATGCGATGCGGCCACCAACGGTCAGGAGGCGTTTGATGCCTTTGCTACAGGGCACAAGGAAGGAAAACCTTATGACCTGATCTGTCTGGACATCATGATGCCTGAAGTTGACGGGGTGGAGGCTCTGAAGAAAATCCGCGACATGGAAGAAGGGGAGCTGGGGATAAAAAGGCGTAACCGGTGCATGATAATCATGGTTACTGCACTTGAGGATATGAAGATGATCATGTCGTCATATCACTCGTTATGCGACGCCTACGTAATGAAGCCGATAGAGCAGCGCCAGCTGCTGGAACAGGTCCGACAGCTCGGCTTCAACGTTTAA
- a CDS encoding transporter substrate-binding domain-containing protein: protein MTDKSPCLFGIFWLLLFIVACPVGYAFAETVPRSISVVMDDNYPPFSFRDSSAQPQGILIDQWRLWEKKTGVAVKICPMDWGKAVSGMKSGEFDVIDTIFKTEERSQWLDFTKPYAKIEVSIFFDKHISGITDAASLKGFSVADKRGDAMISILKQSGVDNLLLFDSFEEIIRTAKERKVSVFVMGTPPALYFLNKHGIVDRFKQSAPLHTGYFHRGVKKGNSDLLSLVESGFARISPDELKRIETRWYGAKPFDSNSLRQLFGIAGGLVLLLIILSAWNYTLRKTVSLKTAELNKSLETQRANASFLNTLMNTMPDLVWLKNADGIYLSCNRMFERFFGASAADIVGKTDYDFVDRELADSFREHDRKAMLTEGPSSNEEWITFADDGHNALLETIKTPMYDAEGKLVGVLGVGRDITERKMVEEELRRHREHLEFMVEERTSELLLARDAANAASQAKSMFLANMSHEIRTPMNAVLGFAQLLETDPSLSPEGHNKVATIMKSGEHLLSIINDILEMSSIESGRVEIRNQPLYLAGLLEDLAGMFRLKAEEKRLSFGLDLADNLPRYVVADSGKLRQIMINLLGNAVKFTEFGSIVLRAAPAGTDRILLEVCDTGSSISSEEQAKLFRPFERVKSGEQAAGGTGLGLAISREYARLMGGDITLESSAGQGNCFRFVFSAPLTAEAPTVHDISHRVARLAPGQGEVRVLVVDDLDTNRQLLRELLELIGFTVDEAANGLEAIAKAQARPPRVILMDQVMPDMDGMEATRILRNNFGRESLAIIGITANAFKESQQQFFDAGINGFVAKPFRAQELYNVLARHAGVQFEFEEKGSKATEVAATKPPTLENMSAEWLQSFSEALNRKNITRIRRLGEQAREANPVLSAWILERAGLYDLEALKKLGIAN from the coding sequence ATGACAGATAAAAGTCCATGCCTGTTCGGCATATTCTGGCTGCTGCTCTTCATCGTTGCCTGCCCTGTTGGGTACGCTTTTGCCGAAACTGTTCCCCGCTCTATAAGTGTTGTCATGGATGATAACTACCCTCCTTTCAGTTTCAGAGACAGTAGTGCTCAACCTCAAGGCATACTGATCGACCAGTGGCGTCTTTGGGAGAAGAAGACCGGGGTTGCGGTAAAAATATGCCCCATGGACTGGGGCAAGGCTGTCAGCGGCATGAAATCCGGAGAGTTTGATGTTATCGACACTATTTTCAAGACCGAGGAGCGCTCCCAATGGCTTGATTTTACCAAACCCTATGCCAAGATCGAGGTCTCGATCTTCTTTGACAAGCATATCTCCGGCATCACCGATGCCGCCTCACTGAAAGGCTTTTCCGTAGCAGACAAGCGTGGCGATGCCATGATCAGCATCCTTAAGCAGAGCGGCGTTGACAATCTGCTGCTCTTCGACAGTTTCGAGGAGATCATCCGGACCGCAAAAGAGCGTAAGGTAAGCGTGTTCGTGATGGGTACTCCTCCCGCCCTTTATTTTCTCAACAAACACGGCATTGTCGATCGCTTCAAGCAATCTGCCCCACTGCACACCGGCTATTTCCATAGAGGGGTCAAAAAGGGGAACAGTGATTTGTTGTCACTTGTTGAAAGCGGTTTCGCCCGTATTTCCCCTGATGAGCTGAAACGGATAGAGACCAGATGGTATGGTGCAAAGCCGTTTGATAGCAACTCACTCCGTCAGCTATTTGGGATCGCCGGGGGACTCGTTCTGCTGCTTATCATCCTGAGCGCCTGGAATTACACCTTGCGTAAGACGGTAAGCTTGAAGACGGCAGAGTTGAACAAAAGCCTGGAGACCCAACGGGCAAATGCCTCGTTCTTAAACACCCTCATGAATACCATGCCGGACCTGGTCTGGCTGAAAAACGCAGATGGCATCTATCTTTCGTGTAACAGGATGTTTGAGCGGTTCTTCGGTGCGAGCGCTGCTGATATCGTTGGTAAAACCGACTACGATTTCGTGGACCGGGAGCTGGCAGACTCATTTCGTGAACATGACCGCAAGGCCATGCTTACGGAGGGTCCCAGCAGCAACGAGGAATGGATAACGTTCGCCGATGATGGCCATAACGCGTTGCTGGAGACCATAAAAACGCCGATGTATGATGCCGAGGGTAAACTTGTCGGTGTCCTTGGGGTCGGCCGCGACATTACTGAGCGCAAAATGGTGGAGGAAGAACTAAGGCGCCATCGAGAACATCTTGAATTCATGGTGGAAGAGCGGACCTCTGAGCTGCTTCTTGCCCGTGATGCCGCCAATGCCGCCAGTCAGGCCAAAAGCATGTTCCTGGCCAACATGAGTCACGAGATCAGAACGCCGATGAACGCGGTGCTCGGGTTCGCCCAACTGCTGGAGACTGATCCCTCTCTTTCTCCGGAAGGTCACAACAAGGTTGCCACTATTATGAAGAGCGGTGAACATCTGCTCTCGATAATCAATGACATCCTGGAGATGTCCAGTATTGAGTCCGGAAGGGTGGAGATCAGGAATCAGCCGCTTTATCTGGCCGGCCTGCTGGAGGATCTGGCCGGGATGTTTCGCTTAAAGGCGGAAGAGAAGCGGCTCTCCTTCGGGCTTGATCTTGCCGATAATCTTCCTCGATACGTTGTTGCCGATTCCGGCAAGCTGCGCCAGATTATGATCAATTTGCTGGGGAACGCGGTCAAGTTTACCGAATTCGGCTCTATAGTCTTGCGTGCTGCCCCGGCTGGCACCGACCGGATATTGTTGGAGGTGTGCGATACCGGCTCCAGCATTTCTTCTGAGGAGCAGGCTAAGCTGTTCCGTCCGTTCGAGCGAGTCAAGAGCGGCGAACAGGCAGCAGGCGGCACCGGGCTCGGGCTCGCCATCAGCCGGGAATATGCCAGGCTGATGGGGGGCGACATAACCCTGGAGAGCTCGGCTGGCCAGGGTAATTGCTTCCGGTTTGTTTTTTCGGCGCCACTGACTGCTGAAGCTCCGACAGTTCACGATATTTCGCATCGTGTGGCCCGACTTGCTCCTGGCCAGGGAGAGGTCCGGGTCTTGGTGGTTGACGATTTGGATACCAACCGCCAGCTCCTGCGGGAGCTGCTTGAACTGATCGGCTTCACTGTCGATGAGGCGGCAAACGGTCTGGAAGCCATTGCAAAGGCGCAGGCTAGACCGCCGCGGGTTATTCTCATGGACCAGGTCATGCCAGATATGGATGGCATGGAGGCGACCCGCATCCTGCGCAACAACTTTGGTCGGGAGTCGCTGGCCATCATCGGCATAACTGCCAACGCCTTCAAGGAGTCTCAGCAGCAGTTCTTCGACGCAGGGATCAATGGTTTCGTTGCCAAACCGTTCCGGGCCCAGGAGCTTTACAATGTTCTGGCTCGCCATGCCGGGGTACAGTTCGAGTTCGAGGAGAAGGGGTCCAAAGCAACAGAAGTGGCGGCTACGAAGCCTCCGACCCTGGAAAACATGTCTGCTGAATGGCTGCAATCTTTCAGCGAGGCACTTAACAGGAAAAACATCACTCGCATCCGCAGGCTGGGTGAGCAGGCGAGAGAGGCAAATCCGGTCCTCTCGGCCTGGATCCTGGAGCGGGCCGGATTGTACGATCTGGAAGCTTTGAAAAAGCTGGGCATCGCCAACTGA